The genomic stretch GCGCAATGTGAGTTTTGTCATGGACTCCTTTAGCGAGCATCACGCCACTTATTTTGGCAAGATTAAGACCTTTACGATCAGCCCGAAAAAGGAAGGTGTGTTTTCCTTTGTCTGCCCGGAGACTTCGGCTCAAGGACAACTGGTTGTCCACGCTCCTCCCGGGACCGGAGTGAGACAACCCGCTTCTGAGGACTAAGATGGCTGGTGGAAAAAATGGCGGCATCTTCGAAGCGGCCATTCGCAATTTTCTAGGACCTATTGTTCCCCTGCTTGAAGACGAGCGGGTCACCGAAGTTATGATCAACGGTGCTGAGGAAATCTGGGTCGAGATCGCCGGTAAAATCCAAAAGACAAAAGTGCGATTTCAAGATGAAGACGCTTTGAGAGCTGCGGTCAATAACATTGCCCAAAGTGTAGGACGTCGGATTAACGACGAAGAACCTCGCTTGGACGCCCGTCTGCCCAATGGCTATCGGATTCATGCCGTTATTCCTCCTTGTTCACGCAAAGGCACAACGGTAGCCATTCGTAAGTTTGCCAGTGTGCAAATGACCTTCAAGGACTATGTGCGCATTGGTGCCATGTCCGTCGATGCGGCCCAGTTTCTCGATATCTGCATGAAGCTGGGCAAAAACATTCTGGTCAGCGGCGGTACTGGATCTGGTAAAACAACACTCCTGAGTGTTTTGTGTAACCGCATTCCCCGCGGGCAAAGAATTATCGTTATTGAAGATTCCAGTGAATTAAAGGTCGAGTACGAGCACGTGGTCTTTTTTGAGACCCGAATGCCCGATGAAATGGGTAAAGGTGAAGTCACCATTCGTGATTTGCTCAAGAGTAGTCTTCGTCTAAGACCCGACCGAATCATCGTCGGTGAGGTGAGGGGATCTGAAGCCCTTGAGTTGGTTCAAGCCATGAACACCGGTCACAAGGGTTGTTTGGGAACAGTCCACGCCAATTCGCCGAGTGACGCGATTGTTCGTCTTGAGGCCCTGGCTCAGGGTGGTGACAAGAACCTCAGTGAAAAGGCCCTCAGGTATCAAATTGGTTCAGCCATTGATCTGATCATTCAAGTGTCACGCTATCCCGACGGCTCGCGCCGCTTGGGAAGCATCGCCGAGGTTCGTGGTTTTAATCCCGATGGCACCTACAATGTGGTTCCCCTCATGCAATTGAGCCGATTGCTTAAGCGCGCCGACGGATCTTTACAGGGGCAAATCGAGCCAACAGGTGAAGTGCCCACTTTTATGGAAGAGATTGAAGACAATCAGATTCCATTTCCGCGAACCAAATTCACTCGCAGTGCGGCTTAATTTCCACCAATGTTTCCTTTTGAAATCGATTTTGAACAATTTGATCACAGATCTGACAAATGCTCAGCCAGTGATCGGAAATTCCGAAAGAAAATCAGTATTTTCCATTACTTAAAGCTAATGTCCCGAAGGTCCTGGGCCGAATACATTATTGTCAGCAGGGAGAGCAAGGATGTTTTCACTGATGCAAGTACGGGGCACTTATTGTGGCTTGGGCTCAACAATCAGCCAAGTGGGACGTTCAAGGATTGGCAGAAACACAATAAGGTAGCCCCGATTCATTTTTTAAATCAATAAATCTAGGGATATGCGACTACGATGTATTGGTAGTGCAGATCCTCTGTCTTTAACACCTTCGCTTGCAGACCAGCAGCAGCTAACTCAGCCATGACTTTATCCGGTGGCATCCGGTGGCGATCGTCGGGGCCGACTCCCGGTTTGCCGGGTTCAAAGTCCACAATGTAGATCTGGCCATTCTTCTTAAGTGCTGTCTTAAGGTGTCTAGCGTAAGCAGCCCGGTCACCAATGTGGTGCCAGGTATCGACAATAAGAATGCGGTCCAAACTCTTGGCCTCAAGGCGAGGGTTGTCCGGGTCAGTCAAAAATGCCTGAGTTTGAGACAGGCCTTCCTTGTCGATGCGGTTTTTCATGTGATTGATGAGGTTAGGCTCAATGTCGAGAGCCATCACCGAGCCTTTGGTTCCCACGACTTTGTTTAAGTAGGGAAGAAAGTACCCGGTGCCAGCACCAATGTCGGCCACCTTCATGCCCGATTTAATCTCCATCCACTCAACCACTTTGCCAGGCTTTTGCCATTCATCGCGTTTGGGGTCGTCAAAGACCTTGGCCCATTTTTCAGCATCAGCAAAATTATGGGGCATATCGCCACTATGTTTGTGGCTGGATTGGTCCTGCTGGCAGGAGTGCATTCCATCTCCCATTTTGTGATCACATTTCATATGATCGCAGCCCTTGTGGTCACAACTTCCTTCAGTACACTGTTTATGGTCTTTGTCCTTGTGATCGCAGGACATATGGTCGCCACATTTATGGTCACATCCGCTGTGTTGATGATTGCCCCGAAAATGAGAACAGCTGGTTGCCAAAAACATTGTCAAGAGAACGCCTATCAGTCGCATACTGTTGTCTCCTTTTTCAATTTACAATTCTGCTAAGAAGCTTTTTGAGGCAGGTCTTTGACCGACCAGGGGGCCACCCACTTGAGGAGGATCATTCCTGGTATTGCCATAACGGTGCAAAACAAAAAGAACTTGGTGTAACCCAATCCGCTCATTTGCCCAAAGGAATCAAACAACCATCCATCTTCGGGACCAATGCCCTCGATCAAAAACCCGGTGATGGAATTGGCAAAAGTTCTGGGTAAGGCAATAAGGCTGGTAAAAAGAGCAAACTGAGTCGCAGTAAAATTTTTGTTTGTTGCCCGCGCCATAAAGGCAGTTAAAGCTGCCGCGCCAAGCCCCACCCCTAAGTATTCAAAAGCAATCACAATAGCAAGGACCCATATGAGCGGCCCCACTTCGCTGAGAACCGCAAAACCCAAAATCGAAACCAGCTGAACCACACCAAAAAGCCAAAGGGAGCGGTTGATCCCGACTTTGAAAATGACCACGCCCCCAGCAAAGGTGCCCAACATCATGGACCAAAAACTGGTCAGCTTCACAAGGGAGCCAATGGTGGTTTTGGAAAAGCCCATATCAAGATAAAAGGGAGTGGAAAGGGCGGTGGCCATGTTGTCACCAATTTTGTAGAGAAATAAGAAGGCCAAAAGCAGCAGTCCCGATCGATATCCTTCGCGACCAAAAAACTCGGTCAAGGGCTCCACCACAGCCTGGCGAATGGACTTAGGTGCCTTTACGTCGGCATCCAGTTCCTTGATCATCAATGTTTTTGCAATACCGATCAGCATAAAGAGGCCAATAAGAAAGTGAACAGCGAACCACGAAAAGTGATCGGCCAGAATTAAACCCAATCCGCCGGGAATAAAAACAGCAGATCGGTAGCCATTCATGTACATGGAATTGCCAAGCCCCAACTCTTCATCCGGTAATAGCTCTCGGCGGTAGGCATCCAACACGATGTCTTGGCTGGCCGAGAAAAAAGCCAGTGCCGCTGCCAAATAGGCAATGGTCCAAATGGATTTTTGTGGATCAAAAAAAGCAAAGCCAAACATGGAGAGCATGATGAAAATCTGGGTGATGATCATCCATCCCCGACGACGTCCAAGAAAGGGTGGAACAAATCGGTCCATGGCAGGCGACCACAGAAACTTCCAGGTATAGGGAATCCCGACCAGAGAAAACAAACCGATGGTTTTCAGGTCCACATTCTCGGTCCGCAGCCAGGCAGGTATCAGGTGGTAGATATAGTAAAGAGGCATCCCGGCAGTGAAGCCATTAAAAATGCAGATCAACATGCGCCGATTGAGAATCGCCTCTTTGAGGCCACCCTTTTTGGGTTCTGGGCTGGAGGTCATGGTGTTTTGGTCCTCTATATTGATGGTGTTCACCCTCTACTTTTCCATGCTCCCCGACCCCTTTCGAGGGGTCAACCAATGGAGGGGGGATTAATCCGCCCAGATAACTCATTGCATCTAAAGACGGCGGCCGGATTTCGCCATAAGAATTACTTATAATCGCGGGGAAGACCTACAATCGGCCTTCGCAAGATTTTCCTGGCACCCAAAATTCATGACTTTTTTGACCGCGCTTAGATAAAACCTGGGCAGGGATAATTGAGGCAGAAAGCTGAAAGCCGAGGGGGGTGGACAGTGACTTCGAGAAGGAAGTTCCTTTCAATATTGTCAGTCTTTTTTCTAACACAATTTACGGGCAAACCCGCCCAGGCAGCGACCTCCAAAAGAGGAGACGATGCCTGGCTGCGTGAAGCCATACAAAGATGCCAACCAGCCAAGGCTGAGGAAAAGTTCGTCTACACCAATGATTTTTCCTGGGGCATGTCCATGGACGACATGAAGACTAAGTTTCAGGAAATCTACCACAGCGGTAAAAGGCTTAAGGCCCGAGCTTACTACGACACTGAAAACAACTATTTTGTTCTTCCTAAAGGCGAATTGAGTGAAACCAAAAAGGTCCGTTTGACTCCCAGGTTTCTCAAAAGCTTAAAGCTCCATGTGGAAAATGCGCTCAAGGCCAATTATGCAGACTATGTGTTTTTCCCCGATATGGGTCACAGTCACTTGCTTTTGCCGCAAGCCTTTTATGATCGTGAAGTCAAAGATCGTCCAACCAAGGATCAGCATCTCACTTATGAAGCCATGTTTGCTTCTCCTGAAGTTAAAATTCTTTATCACACTGCCGAGCAGTTAAAGGTTTTAAATGAAGACAACCGTTTGCTTGGCGACAAGTACCTGCAATGGCGCTACTTCACCCGCAATCTGGTTGGCGACAACAAAGGCGAAGGAAAAATGCAGATCTACAAAGCATTGGATACTCCAGCCAACACTGCGGGAGAATCTCACGCCCATGGTGATAAATGGTGGGGCGGGGGCTTTAGTATAAGTTCCAGTTCTGACGGCTGTTTTGCCTATGAGAAGGATGGCAAGACTTTGTACTTTGATATTAGTCTTGAGGATTTGCCGTGGGATTCCTCCCGCTCTCAACCCGGCGACTTCATGTAAGCCAGGTCGATGAAAAGGACCAGCCTCCTGCGTTGGACGGCTTGAATCTCAATACAACGTACATTTTTGTACGCCTCCTTTCGATTAAAGCCGTCCGCCTTGCATTCTGACCCTTTTGATCGACCTGGGAACCAATCACATCTGGGCTCGTTTGATCAATCCGCCGGATAAAGGGTGCTCTATTCGCTCAGGCCCTCCCGCCTAGCATTTGAACCCTTTTGACCAGCCCAATGTTGCGGATTGATGAAAAGGGGGCATCTACTTCGTTGGATGGTCCCAACCTCACTCCGACGTACAAACAAGTACGACTCCGTTCGGTTGGAATCCATCCGCCTTGCATTCTGGCCCTTTTGATCGACCTGGGAACCAATCACATCTGGACTCGTTTGATCAATCCGCAAGGCAGAGTGTTTTTTATTCGCTCAGGCCCTCCCGCCTAGACTTTCTCCAAGCAAGCTTTCCAAGTTTGAAACAAGGCCGTGAAAAAATCCTCAGATTCCCTCAATGCCCTAATCTGATTGGGTTTGGTCATTTTCATTGGAGGTCTAGGGCTATCTAAGTGCTTGATATCAACAGATCTCATTTTGGCGGGGTATTGGAAACCTTGAGTTGCTCCCTTAAGATGGAGTCTTCACAAAATAAGAACGACTTCCCGTGTTTTAAAGTGGCACGTTGACGGGATAAAAAGGGAGAAGTCATGGCGTTTGGAGTCGAGAGAGCATTCGGCCGTAGCAGTTGGTGGTTTGGTTTTGCCTCATTTTCTTTAAGAGCCTTTTTTGTGCTCTTGGGTTCTGGTCTTCTTAGCCCTCAAGTTTCAAATGCAAAAATGGGCCATTGGTTTAAGCATGGTCCATCGGTCGTTCAGCCACCAAGTGACTCCAACAACCAGCAATCTTCTGATGACTTCGATCTCGTCTGGGGTCCCGAAACTTTCCATGGCCGCATCTTTAAGCCTCACATCCAAACACAAGGCCTCGATCTAGCCAGGGGGGGGTATCTCCTTGTTATTGAAAACGGTGTTCCTGTTGATTTAGGTGTTTGCTCACAAGAGCGAAGCTTTGTTTCACTTGTTTGCCGAATCAAACAAGGCCTTGCAGCATTTAAAACTCTGTTTACCCGGATTCACGCGGGCCATGTGTGGCTCAATCAAAATTTGATCCTAACTCCGGGAAGTCTCAACATCACCACTCAGGAAGTCCGAATCCCGATTGACCTCTCGGAGGACACATCAACTCTCTCTTTAAAGCTAAAAGGCTTTCCAGGTTCCTTCGTAAAAGTGAGCATCTATGGCGAAGGCTCGAATCAGCCGCCTATTTTAAATCTCACCTGGAGTACCGATCAGCCTCTTGAAGACGAAGTGGTGCTATTCGACGCCATGGCCTCAACCGACGATGACGGATTTATAACCGAAGTGCATTTTGACTGGGGGGACAATACATCAAGTACAGGCTTTGTGGCGGAGCACTCGTGGCAAGTGGCAGGGGTTTATGTAGTGACCGTGACGGTTACCGACGACGATGGCGCTCAGACCTCGGTCCCCATTGAATTTACTGTGCTGCCAAAACCAAAACCTCCAAGTGACGGCGGAGGCATCTTTTATGTGACAAAATCCGATGGTCTCCCGGTTAGGACTCAACTCAGCACTATTGCGCCCATCGTGGACGAGGACAGTGAGATTGTTAGTTACACCTGGGATTTTGGCACAGGAAAAACTCTGACTCTTTACCCGCATGAGACGGATTCTTTTGCCAGTGTCGATCACTTTTACCTTTCAGCCGGCACTTATGAGGTTCAGCTTTCCATTCTTGATAGCACGGGCCTTTCGACCACAACTTCCAGGGCCATTGAAATCTTCGACAATCGAAGACCGGTTCCGCACATCACGGCGGATCGGGCCTCAGGCCCAGCCCCACTAACTGTTCAATTTGATGCTTCTCAAACACTCGATGAAGAGGGAGACCCGATCCGCCACAGGTGGCGTTTTGGGGATAATTCGCCTGAAGTCATAGGATTCGACCAGGCGACTGTCAGCCACACCTATTCAACTCCTGGGGCCTACACGGTTCGCTATAGGGCCAGGGACGACAAGATGGGCCGGGCTGAGGTCTTTTTAAAAATCATTGTTTCGGATCAAGTTCAAAACACTCCTCCCGTTCCCGTTCTTCTCACTACACCTCTCTTAGGTGAAGTGAGTCACATCGTGCAGTTTGACGGGAGATCTAGCTTTGATTTGGATTCCTCAGGAGATTTAAGTTTTGAATGGGATTTTGGCGATCTTTCAGACCCGATCAATTACTCCAGTTCGCCTAGTCCCAGTCATGTCTACCGTTACCCCGGAAGTTACTTTGGAAGCCTGGTTGTTAGCGATAGCCTTGGCCTTAGAACTGAGCTGCCTTTTGTGGTCCACGTTAAACTAAGCCAAGAAGATGGTCATATGGATTACGCCATTGAGCGACTGGCCTCGGATACTCTCGGGATCTGGCTCAACGCTGGTATCAAAACCAACACAGCTTTAATTGATGCCAATGATTACCACTGGTTTTTTGATCAAACTCAGTACGAAAGAGGAAGAAGCCCTAGCTACACCTTTGCAGGCTCAGGACCTCACGAAGTGCGGGGTACAGGCTTTGACGTCCTAGGTAACAGGCATGATCTGACAAAGGAGATCAACTTAGATTTATCAAATCAAAATCTGGATGTGTATTGGTACCCCACGAGGAGCATCGTGACGGATTGACGGTGGACATTTTGACATTTGGAACAAGATCTCATGACTATACAAGAGGGTGTAAGCTATCAGAAACGGACCCCAATTCGAACTGCGCCACTCATTTTCCAGGCATTGGTTTGAATACTCAGTCGGAGGTCGATGGGGTAGGTCTCTATCGAGACCTAAGGGCTTATTTGCAATATAGGCAGGGATGTATATTGAATAGTGTATGTGGCCAGGAGCCAACTCAGGAGATGAATAGAATTGTGAGCTGGGTTAGATCTAACCGTGAGGCGATTCACCGAATCGGAAAACTGTTTCCGGGGGCTACGATTAGACTGTCGAATGGACAGCACTATTCTGTGCAACTTTTAGGATCACTGGTATCGCCATCTCAAGTGTTGACGGAAGCAGAGATTGTCAAAAGTGCTTTGATTGATGGTGTGTGGCCAGATGGGGAAAGGATGCTCTTTAATGGTGAGTGGATAAAGCTTTGTCGTCCATCTAGCGATCACAACGAAAGGGCGATAGTCCAACAAAGTTATTGTACTCTTAATAATGCTGATTTTAAAACGTGGAAGAATCATTATAGTCACTGGGATGTCAAAGTTAAGGAGTAAGCAGTTGTGTTGAGTAGAGTTTTGGTGATCTTTGTTTTTGGATTTTTGTTTATTCCCTATGTGGCTGGCGAGCCAGAGGCCAAAAAGCATGATATGGGGGCAATTCGTTATTGTGCGACTAAGAATTATCCTGGGAAGGTGCCGATCCCCAGTATTGGGCAGAGTAGTCGATGGCCAACTAAGCCATTTTGGATTGGTCCAATTTATTTTGGGTTGGGCGATGAGTTGACAGTTGAGAGCGGCGCGGTGGAACATCTGAAGGTACATGGGGGTACTGAGTCTAAGTTTTGGGGCGCGGGCGTTGATTATCAGAGGTGGGTTGAATTCAATACGCCCAAAGAATCAGGCACCTGGCAACCACGGCAATTTATTTTGGCAGAGGACACGATTATTCAGGGTTCATTGATTCCTAAGGGCTCTGAGGTTTGGTTGAGCGGGTATGGTGTGTTTCATGGGCAAAGTGAAATCCGCATTCGATTGGAAAAGGATGCCACTATCCTGGGCCAGAAAGTAGTGGGGCCTAAGACAGTGGTGATTAGAGATCTCAAACTGGAATTTGACTCCGGGGGGAGTGATTGATGATGCGCAATAGGAATGTTTGCCGACATATACTTTTGGCCCTAGCTCTTCTGCTCGGTTTTCCCTTGGCTTTGGCGAGTGGGGCCACTCAAGGCTCAAAGGATGGCGACGTTTTGATCAAGTACTTCGACAAATATTCTCACTGCGGCTGGCCACTGGAAAAGATGAAAGTGCTAAAAGCAGAGGACAAAGACGGATTGCTGGTGGCGTTGGCTGATCCGAGTGTTGAGTTTATGGGTAATTATGATTTTCCAAGAGGCACAAAGCTCACCTTTAAGAAGGGGGTATTGGTAAAGGCAGAGACCGATCCCCAGGGTGCGCGGGAAATTCGTCTGTATTACCTCCGGATCTCTCTGGGACACCAGGTTCTGTTTTCGGAACTCTACGGGACGCCGACTGAATTTACAGTCGCAGATCAGAGCATGCTCTATGGTCACGTTGTTGAAGGTGAATTGAAAGTCTACTGGAGCCCCAATTACCTAGAAGGGGCTCAGAAGATCGAGGTTTTGAAAGACGGAACTTGGGGTGGGAGACATTTATTTCCAAATCTCAAAAAAGGCCAAGTCATTGTCTTTGAGGGCGGGGTGCCTAAGCTCAAGTGAGGCATGGAGCCTGAAATTGTAGGCTTGAATAGCCTTCTGTCGTCTTTCTTGTTTTGGTTTCAAGTCCTCTTTATCGTTGAAGGGAAGAATTCCCGTAACCAGTACCCCGGGGTCCGTAACCCGTAATCTGTAAACTATGTTCCCAGTACAAAATGTAAACTATGTTTCGGGTTGCACAACGTGTCTGTTTGCGGTTGCGGTTGCGGAAACGGAAACTGGCGCGGTACCGTGTACGGGTTACGGGTTACGGGTTACGGGTTACGGGTTACGGGTTACGGGTTACGGGTTACGGGTTTTAGGTTATATGTATGGGTTACTGATTGTGGCAGCGGAGGCGGGATGAAGCGCTTAGTGGTGGGATTGATTTCTGTTTTTATGTTCGTCAGTACTGCGTGGGCTGAGGATGGGGACGAGTTTGTTATCGCGGATTTGGCGATTTACGCAAAATCCATCGAGGTTTTGGTCCATGTTCGTGACACGGAGGATGGACATTTAGAGCGATTTATTTCTGCCTACACCAAGGAAAATGCACTTGAACTGACCACGCCAGCGGATGATGTATTGGTTGTTTGTGAACGCCCGCCCAAGCCAATACGAGCCTACTGTAATTTTCGCTTTACTCAGTCGGATCGCACTTTTATTTCGGACCAAAAAATGGATTACCGGGCTCTCTATGACGAAGCTGATGGATTTCTGGGGCTGGGTGCTCCGACTTTGGCTTTTAAAAATCACCGCAATGAAAGCTTTCACTTTATTCCCGCCGAACACGCACTGTTGGCGGGAGCCGTGTATTGACTCAAAACCAGCCTACTTTGTTTTTTATCCGCAAAATCCTTTATCAGTGAAGCCAGTCCTTTGCCGCCCATCCTCCGCCAATCCTCACGCGCCTTTCGGCCGCGGGCGCATCTTCGGGTCGCGTCAGTATCCTGCCGCGCCTCGGATATGCCCCGCGCGACGGCGGAGGATTCGGATTTACGGAGATGGCTCGGCAATCGGACTTTCTTCTCGGACAAAGGCGGCCAAACGGTTTTGCGGATAAAAAACAAAGTAGGCCAGTTTCTACTGCCTATTTGCTCGTCTCGTTGGCCTTAATGAAGGCGGCGATCAGGCGATTGAATTTGTCCACCTGTTCTTGAGTTCCTTTAACCACCCATGAGACCGCACGACCGGCGATGTTGGCGGAGCCATCGGTGTCGATGGAAACTCCAGCCTCAAAGGCAATATCGCGAATGGCATCGGTCAAAGAGCCAACGCGAGCCCAGCCGGCGGCAATGCCTCCAGTGTCAGTGACGATTTGAGTTTTGCCTTTGATGATTTGACTTGGCTTTTCAAAGTCAGGACCGTGGGCGTAAAGAGCCACATTGATGGGACCAAAGGAAGCTTCTTCGCTGCCTGGCCGGGGGTCAACTCCCGAGTCCAAACCAGAAATATTCCAGTCGGCAATGCCGCTGAACACATCTTCAAGAACAGCCTGTGAAATGGGCAGGGGAATGGAGTTGCCGTTTTCCAGGCGACGAAGACAAACAATAATCAAGGTGGTGCTGTCGCCGAACAACTCCAAAGACTCGAATCCACCGAGAATGCTGGCTCTGCGCAAGGGGGCCTGGAACTCGCGACCGGCGTGGAGATTAAAGGGAATACGCTTTTCCCAGGCGTTTTGGTCTTCTTCCCAACGGAAGGCGTTGACCACGCAGAAGTTTGACCCGGCTCGGATCACGCTCACCCCGTCGGTGATTTCCTCACTGGCTGAAAATACGAGTTGGCCGTTAAGAAATCGCCTTTCAGGACGGATAAACCGTGGAAAAAACACGGAATCACTGGGGACAGCCATGCTTTGCTTGACCAAAAAGGGCTGGCGGAAGGCAAAGGACTCAGTTGTGCCACCTAATGCAGCACTCCATGAGAGCCCGAGGCAGAGGAAAAGGGCGAGGAGTTTGGTTGAACTCACGGTCATCATGACAAACCTCCGAAAGGCGCCTAATGTAACTAATTTAATGCAGTATGTCAAATTTTCATGAGATTAAGGCTGTCTTTAGAACGGCCTAATTTTGTCACTCTCGCGGGACTCTTCCATGTGATGAAAATCAGGAGTGATTTCCATTGTTTTAACCCCTGGAACTGGCTACAAGTGGACCGTGTTGTTTAGCGGAAAAATCACCAATTCCGTTCTGGCCTATGTGGGCCGCCAGGGGGCAGGTTTAGAGGGGCTTCATGAAGTCACCGACTTACCTGAAGAATTTCTACGTGATCCGTCCTGTTGGTTGGAAGCTCATAAGGTGGAACAATTTCTCGAAGCGCTCAATCGTGAGTTTGGGGTCAAGTTAAACGACCCGAACCTGATGGAGAGCATCGGTCACTCATGCCATGAGCTTTGGGCATGGGGAGTGCTCGATAGCGTTTTGAGAATGATGCCGAAAGCTCAGGACATCTATCAACAGCCCCATCGCTTCCTTTCGTATTTTCTTTCGCCCGATCCGACATTGAACAATGTCCGTCGCGAAGACGAAGCCATTAGTTTTGAAATGCCCTGGTCATCTGAGGACTTCCCTCTGGTGTCGGAGTACTTGCGTGCGGCCCTTGAAGCTCTGCCCTCTTATTTGGGCAAAGACAGGGCTGTCGTTCGTTGGCGGGGACCACGGGTGTATATCGGTTGGTCAGAGGCTCAGCAGAGCTTTTTCGAGGAAGAAGAAGGCGAAGCCCACTTTAAGCCGGAACTTGTAAAAGTCATGCGAGCTTCGCTTGAAGATGCGCAACGGGAACTTGAAGAGCGCAAACGAGAATTGGTTCTTAAAGATCAGGAAGTTCAGTCTTATAAAGCGCAAATGTCCAGTTTGCTCATGCAAGCAGGGGATGGGCCTGAGGTCATTCGCCACTTCAGTGAAACCTGGCACATTGACGAGCGGCTTGATCTGCTTAAATCCCAAGTGCGTCGCATGGATGA from Pseudobdellovibrionaceae bacterium encodes the following:
- a CDS encoding CpaF family protein encodes the protein MAGGKNGGIFEAAIRNFLGPIVPLLEDERVTEVMINGAEEIWVEIAGKIQKTKVRFQDEDALRAAVNNIAQSVGRRINDEEPRLDARLPNGYRIHAVIPPCSRKGTTVAIRKFASVQMTFKDYVRIGAMSVDAAQFLDICMKLGKNILVSGGTGSGKTTLLSVLCNRIPRGQRIIVIEDSSELKVEYEHVVFFETRMPDEMGKGEVTIRDLLKSSLRLRPDRIIVGEVRGSEALELVQAMNTGHKGCLGTVHANSPSDAIVRLEALAQGGDKNLSEKALRYQIGSAIDLIIQVSRYPDGSRRLGSIAEVRGFNPDGTYNVVPLMQLSRLLKRADGSLQGQIEPTGEVPTFMEEIEDNQIPFPRTKFTRSAA
- a CDS encoding class I SAM-dependent methyltransferase — its product is MRLIGVLLTMFLATSCSHFRGNHQHSGCDHKCGDHMSCDHKDKDHKQCTEGSCDHKGCDHMKCDHKMGDGMHSCQQDQSSHKHSGDMPHNFADAEKWAKVFDDPKRDEWQKPGKVVEWMEIKSGMKVADIGAGTGYFLPYLNKVVGTKGSVMALDIEPNLINHMKNRIDKEGLSQTQAFLTDPDNPRLEAKSLDRILIVDTWHHIGDRAAYARHLKTALKKNGQIYIVDFEPGKPGVGPDDRHRMPPDKVMAELAAAGLQAKVLKTEDLHYQYIVVAYP
- a CDS encoding AmpG family muropeptide MFS transporter, with the protein product MTSSPEPKKGGLKEAILNRRMLICIFNGFTAGMPLYYIYHLIPAWLRTENVDLKTIGLFSLVGIPYTWKFLWSPAMDRFVPPFLGRRRGWMIITQIFIMLSMFGFAFFDPQKSIWTIAYLAAALAFFSASQDIVLDAYRRELLPDEELGLGNSMYMNGYRSAVFIPGGLGLILADHFSWFAVHFLIGLFMLIGIAKTLMIKELDADVKAPKSIRQAVVEPLTEFFGREGYRSGLLLLAFLFLYKIGDNMATALSTPFYLDMGFSKTTIGSLVKLTSFWSMMLGTFAGGVVIFKVGINRSLWLFGVVQLVSILGFAVLSEVGPLIWVLAIVIAFEYLGVGLGAAALTAFMARATNKNFTATQFALFTSLIALPRTFANSITGFLIEGIGPEDGWLFDSFGQMSGLGYTKFFLFCTVMAIPGMILLKWVAPWSVKDLPQKAS
- a CDS encoding PKD domain-containing protein, with protein sequence MAFGVERAFGRSSWWFGFASFSLRAFFVLLGSGLLSPQVSNAKMGHWFKHGPSVVQPPSDSNNQQSSDDFDLVWGPETFHGRIFKPHIQTQGLDLARGGYLLVIENGVPVDLGVCSQERSFVSLVCRIKQGLAAFKTLFTRIHAGHVWLNQNLILTPGSLNITTQEVRIPIDLSEDTSTLSLKLKGFPGSFVKVSIYGEGSNQPPILNLTWSTDQPLEDEVVLFDAMASTDDDGFITEVHFDWGDNTSSTGFVAEHSWQVAGVYVVTVTVTDDDGAQTSVPIEFTVLPKPKPPSDGGGIFYVTKSDGLPVRTQLSTIAPIVDEDSEIVSYTWDFGTGKTLTLYPHETDSFASVDHFYLSAGTYEVQLSILDSTGLSTTTSRAIEIFDNRRPVPHITADRASGPAPLTVQFDASQTLDEEGDPIRHRWRFGDNSPEVIGFDQATVSHTYSTPGAYTVRYRARDDKMGRAEVFLKIIVSDQVQNTPPVPVLLTTPLLGEVSHIVQFDGRSSFDLDSSGDLSFEWDFGDLSDPINYSSSPSPSHVYRYPGSYFGSLVVSDSLGLRTELPFVVHVKLSQEDGHMDYAIERLASDTLGIWLNAGIKTNTALIDANDYHWFFDQTQYERGRSPSYTFAGSGPHEVRGTGFDVLGNRHDLTKEINLDLSNQNLDVYWYPTRSIVTD